A genomic window from Salvia miltiorrhiza cultivar Shanhuang (shh) chromosome 5, IMPLAD_Smil_shh, whole genome shotgun sequence includes:
- the LOC131025691 gene encoding disease resistance protein RPP13-like: MAYPAVISLKQTLHRLLHSSHHTFLNTRKLLKYAYNQTISLQQLLKRLDDCRTQNLDAVDEQIREETHKLEDLLEFHDSNHFLRRETNKRKEISASCQNSEEISQGIQSFCKTVDKITKDSVAEIGHFSPEQEHDADLSDAQKGTISVDYDGVMHHLTQRMRPNDFGIFQINGLPGSGATVAAAAVFEDLKHCFDCRARVRVGPRYECKEILLGILAQINEPNELLIGKGEAEIGEFLYASLKGRKYLILMDDVRDVEVWKLLESSFPVEENGSAVVLTTTRQQSQLLEIRNRFMIYNMACRDEESWWFLFRSNLFGQEPCPTQLEEAGKKIVDNCRSLGVVVFTK, translated from the coding sequence ATGGCTTATCCTGCTGTGATTTCTCTCAAGCAAACACTGCACCGCCTTCTCCACTCTTCTCATCACACATTCCTCAACACTCGAAAACTCTTGAAATATGCATACAACCAAACTATATCCCTACAACAACTTCTCAAAAGATTGGACGACTGCCGCACCCAAAATCTGGATGCTGTGGACGAACAAATTAGAGAGGAAACGCACAAACTAGAAGATCTGCTCGAATTCCACGACTCCAATCACTTCCTCCGCCGAGAAACGAACAAGAGAAAAGAAATATCTGCAAGCTGCCAAAACTCTGAAGAAATAAGTCAAGGAATCCAATCCTTCTGCAAAACGGTGGATAAGATCACCAAGGATTCCGTCGCAGAAATCGGCCATTTTTCGCCTGAGCAAGAACACGACGCTGATCTATCTGATGCGCAAAAGGGTACAATTTCAGTCGATTACGACGGGGTAATGCATCATCTTACTCAGAGAATGAGGCCTAACGACTTCGGAATTTTCCAGATCAACGGCCTGCCCGGCTCCGGCGCaaccgtcgccgccgccgccgttttCGAAGATCTGAAGCACTGCTTCGACTGCCGCGCGAGGGTCCGCGTGGGCCCCAGATACGAGTGCAAGGAAATCCTTCTTGGCATTCTTGCTCAAATAAATGAACCCAATGAGTTGCTTATCGGGAAAGGAGAAGCTGAAATCGGCGAGTTTTTGTACGCGAGTTTGAAAGGCCGGAAATATTTGATCTTGATGGATGACGTACGCGACGTAGAGGTTTGGAAGCTTCTGGAGAGTTCATTTCCAGTGGAAGAAAATGGAAGCGCAGTGGTGTTGACTACGACGAGGCAGCAAAGCCAGCTGCTTGAAATTCGAAACAGGTTTATGATTTACAACATGGCCTGTCGCGATGAAGAGTCGTGGTGGTTTCTGTTTCGTAGTAATTTGTTTGGTCAGGAGCCGTGCCCTACCCAACTGGAGGAAGCCGGGAAGAAGATTGTGGACAACTGTAGGAGCCTTGGTGTTGTAGTgttcacgaaatga